The DNA region CAGTTCGGGACTATCGTTAATGAACCAAAGAAAGGTATGCGTATCCAGGAGTATTTTCATTCCATGTACTCCTTAAAATCTTCGAGGGGTGCATCAAAGTCTGGAGCTATCCAAATTTGACCTTTTGCACTACCGCGTTGTCGTCGTTTGGTAGCGGGTAGAATCTGAGTCAACTTCAGAATTGGCTGGTTATTACGAGTGATAATCACTTCTTCGCCTTGCAGAGCAGATTCTAGAAGTTGAGTAATTTGAGTCTGAGCATCAGTAATATCAACTTGGTGCATGGTCTGACCTCCTAAACTTCCACTTCCACAGTAATCGAGGTATCGCAGCCGAAGGTATCGACGACTTTGACGCAGGCGGTATATTTACCCGGAGCCGGGTAGGTGTAGCCCGCATCGCTGATGGTTTTGAGGGAGCGATCTTTGCGGGTGCGATAGTCTTGCCAGTCGTGGGTGAAGGGTTTGCCCGGTTGCCAGTTGAAGTCCACGGCCCAGAAGTCGATAAAGTCAAAGCCACTTTTGATCGCCCGTTCTTTGATGGCTTCCAGTTCTTTGGTGGGCACTTCCGCCAAGGAGGGGAGGAACTGGGTGAGTTTGATGTCTACGGTGCGGGTTTGAGGACTAAAGTCCTCACTACGAGCCTGGTTTGTAGTAACGACTTCAGTAGTTGCTTTACGGTAGACGGGTTCGGCGGTGAGGACGGCCACTTCCAAAAACGGCGGCGGCGATTTGCGGTTTTTCTCCATAATCTCGCGGGGAATCTGCACCAGCTTCAACTTTACGCCCAACTCCTGCGTCAAGGCATTCACCAGCAGATGCAAATCCATCTCAAACTCCCAGGCAAGGCAATAGCACTCCCGCCCGCCCGCCTGCGCCACAGCCTGCGCCACCTGTTTGGCTTCCTCGCGGGTAAACATGGAGTCGATGCCATCCACATGGCAAAAGGCCCCCGCTTTGCGCCCATGCAGTAGGGGCGAGGGCGGATTGGTCAGCACCTCGGCTTTGAAAAACTCCAGAATCACCCGCCGATGCTCTTCATCCGCCCCCTGCAAACGATCTTTTTGCCACCACTGCCGCTCATAGCGTCCCAAGTTATAGACATCAAAGGCGCGATAGGGTTTGCCCTCGCTGTGCAGCTTGCGCTGAAGCTCAATCATCCGCTTGCGGGTGGTGTGAATGGCAAACCGCCCCAAGTCGCACATGATCCACCTGCGCCCCAACCGCTCGGCAACTGCCCCGGTGGTGCCACTGCCACAAAAGAAATCGGCAACCAGATCGCCTTCGTTGGAAGAGGCTTGGATGATGCGATCAATCAAGGTTTCGGGCTTTTGAGTGGCATAACCAAGATTTTCAGTACGATCTGCTGGCTGAAGCATAGAAAGCCGCCAAACATCATCAACAGTCCGCTCATCGGTTTCAATGTAGATTACCTTGCCGTCAGTGCCCTTCGCGTTAACTAACTTTCCTTTCTCCTTATCCCAGACACGCTTTAACTGACGTACTGTTTCATCCCGCTTTTCTTTTTGAGTATGAAACGTGAATTTTGGAGATTTGGAATACCAAAAAATAATGTCATGGTTTGCGGCAAAACGATTTACGTTGCCCTGCATTTTATTGTAGTAGTACCAGACAATTTCATTTACAAATCTCTCGCTACCAAAAACATCGTCAAGAAGTGTACGAGCCATATAGTTCACATGCCAGTCACAGTGAACAAATATGCTTCCCTTCTCCGATAGTAATTCAGATATTAAGGTTAGCCGTTCATGCAACATGTGCAGATATGAGTCTGTCCCTTTTCCCCAAATGTCTCGGTAAGCAACCATTTCTAACGTTGATTGCTCTTTTTCAATCGCTTCCTGCTCATCTCCAATCTGCACCTGCATCGAAAAATCCGCGCCCACATCAAACGGCGGGTCAATATAAATCAGATCCACCTTGCCTTTAAACTCTTGCAACAGCGAAGCCATCACCAGCTTGTTGTCGCCCCAAATCAGCTGATTTCTAAAATCATCCACACGGGGATTCTGCTGTTCAAACAACTCCAACTGCCCCGTCGCCGCCGCTGCCCGTCGCGGTTCATCAATGCTCTCAATCTTCTGCATCGGCATCGCACACCCGGCAATATCCACCTCCCGCCGGTTGCCGTATTCGTCATACTTGCCCTCCCACACCAATTCCGTGCGCATTTGGGAGAGCGGGTGCGGGTTGTGGGGGCCGTAGGTGGGCAGTTGAGACATAATCAAGGCAAAAGGTAAAAGTAAAAAGGTTGGTAGTGACGACTTTAGTCGTCATCCAATGTTCACCAAAGCGAACACTACGAACTTAGAGGGCTATGGTTTCAAAGGCAATGCGGACAGGACTACCGGAAGGCGGTAAAAAGTTAAGTTTTTCAAACCCAATCACTTGCCCCTGCTGGTCCTTCATCAGAATAACTTCATCGCCCGTTTCTTCGGCTTCAACCTCATCTTGAGGGTTACCAAACCAAACGACAAGGGTGTTGCCTGTGCGGTCATAAAATACTTTTACCTCTGCCATATCGACTCTCCTTCTTTAATTGCACTGGTTCGGTAGGCTGTGATTAGAAACCCTTCTCCATTTAAGCGCCTCGCTACAGCACAGACCCAACGCTTCGTACCATCATCACGGTAAAACAAGTAAACCTGAGAGTCATTTTTACTCAGACGAATTTCGTCTGGATTGCTCAAAGTGTTTTGAACATCGACTAGACGGTCGAGCATGGCTGGATGCTTGATTGTGACAATAAACTGCCAATACTCAGTCGTTGTGCGAACGGAAAAATCGATCGGGGTAGCGACTTCAAATAGAATTTCAGGGCTGGAAGTCGAATCATTCTGCATTCGTCGCTGCCCCGATCGCCACACGCATCGAAAAATCTGCACCCACATCAAACGGCAGGTCAATGCAAATCAGATCCACCTTGCCCTTAAACTCCTGTAACGGCGAAGCCATCACCAGCTTGTTATCGCCCCAGATTAGCCGATTTCTAAAGTCATCCACACAGGCATTCTGCTGCTCGAATAACGACCACTGCCCCGTCGCCGCCGCTGCCCGCCTGGGTTCATCAATGCTCTCAATCTTCTGCAACCGCAAGCGGAACGCTGACGCGAACGGCATGGCACACCTGGCAATATCCATCTCGCGCCGCTGCCCATACTCGTCATACTTGCCCTCCCACACCAGTTCCGTGCGCATTTGGGAGAGGGGGTGGGGGTTGTGGGGGCCGTAGGTGGGTTGCTGGGTCATGATGAAGGAAAAAGGCAAAAGGTAAAAGTAAAAAGGTTGGTAGTGACGACTTTAGTCATCATCCAATATTTACTAAGGTGAACACCACGAACAGTTAGCTAGCAAGGCTTAAGTCATAGTGCAGAGCAAGAACTTCAGTGGGTTGAAGCACTGCCATTGCATATTCACGTCCTTGGAGATCGGCAAATTCCACTAGGTAACGGGGCGACTCACCAGGGTAGATCTCAACAATAGTGCCCACCTGCCCGATCGGTAGCTGTTGGATGGACTGGTATTCAGGTTCAACCAAAGTGAGGCGATCGCGGGCGATCGGTTTTATATTGGCAACGGTATCCAAGTTTGCTAGTGTCATAGTTTTTACCTGATAAATGCAGAAACTAACCGGGGATTAGGTTGATCTGTCTTAATTTCCCACAGAGTCCGCAGAACAATGGCATCCTGGCGATCGGGAATTTCCCAGTCAACTTTATATAATTAACCAAACTCAGTGTTATCTTGCTGAATCACCTCCCCTTCAAAAGCTGCCTTCATAATCAATTCTCGCAAATCATCGGCATTCTCTGCTGTGATTCCTAACGCTGAAGCAAAGACCCTCGCCTTATGTTTGCCTGACGAATGATTTGGGTTTAGACAGTAATCTGTTAACTTTTCCATAGGAACGATGGCAAATTCTCCATTCGGCAGCTTCATAGACTCGCCACACGCATCGAAAAATCCGCCCCGACATCAAATAGCAGGTCAATATAAATCAGATCCACCTTACCCTTAAACTCTTGCAACAGCGACGCCATCACCAGCTTGTTATTGCCCCACTGGTTAGTCTCCCGAACCTGCCGATTCCTAAAATCATCTACACGGGGATTCTGCTGTTCAAATAACTCCAACTGCCCCGTCGCCGCCGCCCGTCGCGGTTCATCAATGCTCTCAATCTTTTGCATCGGCATCGCACACCCGGCAATATCCACCTCCCGCCGATGGCCATACTCGTCATACTTGCCCTCCCACACCAGTTCCGTGCGCATTTGGGAGAGGGGGTGGGGGTTGTGGGGGCCGTAGGTGGGTTGCTGGGTCATGATGAAGGAAAAAGGCAAAAGGTAAAAGTAAAAAGGTTGGTAGTGACGACTTTAGTCGTCATCCAATATTCACTAAAGGGAATACTACGAACTATTCTGGTTGCCAGGGGAGCCAATCTTCATCCAGGGCTTGCTCCAGGGTGAAATCAGGCTCTTCAGGAATCAAACGCGCATCCAACTCGCTCGCGTTGAGAAATAGTTTTCTACCATTTTTGTATTGCTTGGTGAAAACATCCTGCAAAAATGACTTCAAGCTAGGGCTTGTCTCCAACTCTTCCTGAATTTGTAATCTAAAGTTAATGACCTCCCGCTTCCAACCGCGCAGGCACATTGCTCGCTCAGCTTCCCAGTATTTGATTTTGAGGAGATGCTCACACAGCCGCATTAAATAACTTGAAACCGTGTGTTTTTCACTCCTGCCCAAGCTCTCAATCTCCTCAATTAAATTTTCTAGGTCAAGGTTACCAAAATCCCGTGCTTTCAATTGAGCAGCGGTATGCTCCAACCAAAGTTGGTAGTCCGCATTGTATAGCGACGTGGGTTTAGCTTTAACTTGAGGTTCCATAGCTCATTGCCTCCATTAGTGTTTTCATTGTATTAGGAGAGATCGCCACACTCGTCGAAAAATCCGCGCCCACATCAAATGGCGGGCCAATATAAATCAGATCTGTCCGTAGCGTTGACAGCGGATGGGGGTCGTAGTTAAGGGAACAGGGAATGGAGAACGGGAAACATGTGAAAGGTTGGTGGTGACGACTTTAGGGGTTTGCAATTAAATAATATCCCAATCAATCGGGGAGAATAGTAATATCCCATTTGGGCAGAGCTTCAGACCGTTGCCAGAAAGGGAGATAATCTGCTAGCTCCTCAGCCAATACCTTGACCCCTTTTTCATAAATGCCTTCAACCAGATAAACGACTGGATTCATTGCTTTCCAGGTCATGTGACTGGCCCATTGAACTGCCGCTTCTACCGAATCCAAGATGGCTCCATTCCAATACTGCTCAAGCGCTGCCCAGCATCGTTCAATGGCATTGTATTTACTGTGATAAGGCGGGTAGTAAATCAATCGAATCGGGAGCATGATCGTTTGGGCGAGTTCAACCATGCGTTTGATGAACTGAGTGCGGTCACTGCGAGTGGCGGGTCCTCCATCTAAATTGATCACCCATTCCTCAATCTCCGGGTAATGGTCTTGATTGTCCTGCCACCACCACTCCAAACAATCGGCTATAAAATCGCTGGTTTCAGCCGGTTGACCGAAGTAAATCGACAACTCGTCGTTGTCGAGATTGAGAATGCCAAAAGGCACTAACACCGACTGCCACTCACTATCGTGGTCGTCGGCTTTTCTGGCTTCTAGAGTGCGATCCTTGCCATTACGCGATAGATTGCCGATCTTAACTTTGGCTTTGGTGTCAATCGAGAGCCTCAAGGACTTCGGATTGGCATCAGCCCGTTGATTCTCTTGAGCAACATTGTCAAAGATGGCATCGGTTTGAGCGATCTTCTTCAACGGTTTGACTTTTTGTGTTTTTTTAGGCGATATCCCATGCGATTGAGAATTGCCCCAATGGTCTGACGCGAAGGCAGTTGTTCCTCGTCGTAGCCCTTCTGCTCACTTAAGGCATCTCGGACGGCTTGGGCACTGATACGAGCATATAAGAAGGTCGATTGAAATTTCGGATCAGCTTGGGCTTGCCTGTCCACTAAACTGGCAATATCGGCTTCCAAATTGACCAACACCACTTCGCTTTTATGCCGCCCTCTAGCTCGATAGTTATCAACACAGGTGATTCCACTGCGGCGTTCATGCAGACCCAGTTGCACACTGGCGCGATTCCACCCTAAAACCGTTTCCGTTTTCCGGGCTGAACCGTCAAAATAGTCCTCTGCAACTTTTGCGATAAAATCTCGCTTACGGTGTCCAGTCAGCTTTCGAGCAGCATCTTTCAGGCTTGCTTTAATCTTGTCGTCGAGCATGGTAAGGAG from Leptodesmis sichuanensis A121 includes:
- a CDS encoding DUF29 domain-containing protein, whose translation is MEPQVKAKPTSLYNADYQLWLEHTAAQLKARDFGNLDLENLIEEIESLGRSEKHTVSSYLMRLCEHLLKIKYWEAERAMCLRGWKREVINFRLQIQEELETSPSLKSFLQDVFTKQYKNGRKLFLNASELDARLIPEEPDFTLEQALDEDWLPWQPE
- a CDS encoding DUF4258 domain-containing protein codes for the protein MQNDSTSSPEILFEVATPIDFSVRTTTEYWQFIVTIKHPAMLDRLVDVQNTLSNPDEIRLSKNDSQVYLFYRDDGTKRWVCAVARRLNGEGFLITAYRTSAIKEGESIWQR
- a CDS encoding DUF2283 domain-containing protein — its product is MAEVKVFYDRTGNTLVVWFGNPQDEVEAEETGDEVILMKDQQGQVIGFEKLNFLPPSGSPVRIAFETIAL
- a CDS encoding type II toxin-antitoxin system Phd/YefM family antitoxin; protein product: MHQVDITDAQTQITQLLESALQGEEVIITRNNQPILKLTQILPATKRRQRGSAKGQIWIAPDFDAPLEDFKEYME
- a CDS encoding DNA methyltransferase — its product is MSQLPTYGPHNPHPLSQMRTELVWEGKYDEYGNRREVDIAGCAMPMQKIESIDEPRRAAAATGQLELFEQQNPRVDDFRNQLIWGDNKLVMASLLQEFKGKVDLIYIDPPFDVGADFSMQVQIGDEQEAIEKEQSTLEMVAYRDIWGKGTDSYLHMLHERLTLISELLSEKGSIFVHCDWHVNYMARTLLDDVFGSERFVNEIVWYYYNKMQGNVNRFAANHDIIFWYSKSPKFTFHTQKEKRDETVRQLKRVWDKEKGKLVNAKGTDGKVIYIETDERTVDDVWRLSMLQPADRTENLGYATQKPETLIDRIIQASSNEGDLVADFFCGSGTTGAVAERLGRRWIMCDLGRFAIHTTRKRMIELQRKLHSEGKPYRAFDVYNLGRYERQWWQKDRLQGADEEHRRVILEFFKAEVLTNPPSPLLHGRKAGAFCHVDGIDSMFTREEAKQVAQAVAQAGGRECYCLAWEFEMDLHLLVNALTQELGVKLKLVQIPREIMEKNRKSPPPFLEVAVLTAEPVYRKATTEVVTTNQARSEDFSPQTRTVDIKLTQFLPSLAEVPTKELEAIKERAIKSGFDFIDFWAVDFNWQPGKPFTHDWQDYRTRKDRSLKTISDAGYTYPAPGKYTACVKVVDTFGCDTSITVEVEV
- a CDS encoding DUF6883 domain-containing protein, yielding MKLPNGEFAIVPMEKLTDYCLNPNHSSGKHKARVFASALGITAENADDLRELIMKAAFEGEVIQQDNTEFG
- a CDS encoding DUF4926 domain-containing protein, which gives rise to MTLANLDTVANIKPIARDRLTLVEPEYQSIQQLPIGQVGTIVEIYPGESPRYLVEFADLQGREYAMAVLQPTEVLALHYDLSLAS